The following is a genomic window from Candidatus Palauibacter scopulicola.
GCCCCGCGGACGCGCTCGAATTCCTCGTCGTCGGCAAGCAGTTCGAGTGGAACATCACCTACCCCGGGGTCGACGAGACGCTGGGAACGGCGGACGATTTCACCGTCCGCAACCAGTTTCACTTCCCGGTGAACGAGGACATCACGATCCTCCTTGAGTCCGAGGATGTGATCCACTCCTTCTTCATCCCGGAACTCCGCGTGAAGCAGGACGCGGTGCCCGGCATGACCATCCCGGTGTGGTTCGACGCGACCCAGACCGGGAACTTCGAGATCGCGTGCGCCGAACTCTGTGGCCTCGGCCACTACTACATGATGGCGAGCGTGACCGTGCACAGCGCGGCGGACTTCGACGCCTGGCAGGCCAGCCAGGCGCCGGCCGCCGCCCAGTGATCGAGAAAGGCTGATATGGCGACGATCGTAGCGGAGGCGACCGGGCAGGCGATCCTGCACGAGGAGCACGAGCAGTCCTTCCTGCGCAAGTACATCTTCTCGACCGACCACAAGGTCATCGCGATCCAGTTCCTGATCTACACGCTGTTCTTCCTCATGATCGGCGGACTGCTCGCGATGCTCATGCGCTACCAGATCGCGTGGCCGGCGCGGGGCGAGTTGCCGCTGGGCGGCATCTTCCCCGAGAGCATGGTCGCGAGCGGGTACATCCTGCCGGAGTTCTACAACGCGCTCGTCACGATGCACGGCTCGGTGATGGTCTTCCTCGCCATCATGCCGATGCTCGTCGGGGTGTGGGCGAACTACCTCATCCCGCTCCAACTGGGCACGCACGACATGGCGTTCCCGCGGCTCAACATGCTCTCCTTCTGGGCCATGGTGCCCGCGGGCATCCTCACGCTGGCCAGCTTCTTCGTCGTCGGAGGCGCGGCGGGGGCCGGCTGGACCCTGTACGCGCCGCTCAGCGCCCGTCCCGACCTTACGGGCGTCGGGCTGGGGCAGGTCCTGTGGCTGGCGGCGCTCGTCTTCATCGGGCTCTCCTCGATTCTCGGATCGGTGAACTACATCACCACGACGATCAACATGCGCGCCCCCGGCATGACCTGGATGCGCATGCCGCTGACCATCTGGTCGCTGTTCATCACGGCCATCCTCGCGCTGCTCGCGATGCCCGTCCTGTCCGCGGCCGGGATCATGCTCATCTTCGACCAGACGATCGGTACGAGCTTCTTCCTCCCGGAGGGCGGCGGACAGCCGCTCCTCTGGCAGCACCTGTTCTGGTTCTTCGGCCACCCCGAGGTCTACATCCTCATCCTCCCCGCCATGGGCTTCACCTCCGAGATCCTCTCCGTGGGGTCGCGGAAGCCGGTGTTCGGCTACAAGGCGATGGTGCTCGCGCTCGTGTCGATCGCCTTCCTCGGCTTCATCGTGTGGGGCCACCACATGTTCCAGAGCGGGATGAACCCGATGCTGGGGCTCACCTTCACGGTCTCGACGCTCTTCATCGCCGTCCCCTCGGCGATCAAGACGTTCAACTGGATGGGCACGATGTGGCGCGGCAACCTCCAGCTCCACTCGGCCATGCTGTTCGCGATCGGGTTCGTGGCGATGTTCGCGATCGGCGGCCTGTCGGGCGTCTTCA
Proteins encoded in this region:
- the coxB gene encoding cytochrome c oxidase subunit II is translated as MDWALPPNYSTFGVVIDQLFWIILVITGIAFLLVEGGIVWFCIKYRGREGARAHYTHGSNRLEIIWTVIPAIIIAVLGAYSAVVWNDIKGSSNRPADALEFLVVGKQFEWNITYPGVDETLGTADDFTVRNQFHFPVNEDITILLESEDVIHSFFIPELRVKQDAVPGMTIPVWFDATQTGNFEIACAELCGLGHYYMMASVTVHSAADFDAWQASQAPAAAQ
- a CDS encoding cbb3-type cytochrome c oxidase subunit I; this translates as MATIVAEATGQAILHEEHEQSFLRKYIFSTDHKVIAIQFLIYTLFFLMIGGLLAMLMRYQIAWPARGELPLGGIFPESMVASGYILPEFYNALVTMHGSVMVFLAIMPMLVGVWANYLIPLQLGTHDMAFPRLNMLSFWAMVPAGILTLASFFVVGGAAGAGWTLYAPLSARPDLTGVGLGQVLWLAALVFIGLSSILGSVNYITTTINMRAPGMTWMRMPLTIWSLFITAILALLAMPVLSAAGIMLIFDQTIGTSFFLPEGGGQPLLWQHLFWFFGHPEVYILILPAMGFTSEILSVGSRKPVFGYKAMVLALVSIAFLGFIVWGHHMFQSGMNPMLGLTFTVSTLFIAVPSAIKTFNWMGTMWRGNLQLHSAMLFAIGFVAMFAIGGLSGVFMASTPVDIYIHDTYFIVAHIHYVLFGGSLFALFGAIYFWYPKMFGRMMNETMGKIHFWLTFVFFNLVFFPMHGVGMVGMMRRIYDSTGYAHLQGIEDTNAIITWAAFGLFASGFLFAFNFFWSLKKGRKAGANPWDATTLEWQTPSPPKHGNWEEIPVVYHGPHEYSHPDVEDKDWLAQNERPDVVSPAPGSH